The following is a genomic window from Solanum lycopersicum chromosome 6, SLM_r2.1.
GTTTTCGGTGCAATcctatttattatgttaatatatttgacGCAACTAGTGGCATCTAGTTTGACATTTTTCAAAGAATCACTGATTAAAAAAAGGAAcgaacattttattttataagcaACATACCTGTCAAAGATCTGATAAGTTCAGTTGATGCATAATCCTTAAGCGTGTGATTCGAGAACAAAAACCTTATGAGCAGAGCTGCCTGGACTGTAATTTCTGAATTAGGGGATAGAAGAAGTTCTTGAACTACTAGTATTCCACCTGATTCTGCGACAGCTCTTCTGTTGGTTCGACTGTGCATGACAAAATTTTGCAATGCACAAACTGCCACCATTTTCATTTCTTCCGTTGGTTGATCTTCAAGCAAAGTTATCAGTGCTCGACAGGCACAGACAGAATCACTTGCTCTAGCAAGTCCTTCATGCTGGGAGAGATCACCAAGTGCAAGAGCAGCAAGAAGTCTTGCGGGCTGCAATAAAGTCTGTGGATCTAGTAAATATTGTGCCAGAGGTGCTATTGCATACTTAGATACCTTCAATTCTCTTATTCGGACGTTGTTGAATAGAGCTTCAATCAGACCTGCTGATGCTTCTTCAAACTGGTGAGATCTTAGCAGATCTAGAAGAGCATCTACAGCACCGGCTTCAGCCATCAGTTCACCGTTTGATAGATCAGTCTTTTCATGAGCTATTAGAGCATTTAGTGCAAGAGTAACAGTGCTCTCAACTGTTGAATACAACATCTTTACAAGAACCACCAGGGGAACCTTGAGGTAATAATCAGCGTTAGATTGTATGACATTGCAAAGAATCATAGCTGCTGACTCCCATAATGTATCAGGGGGTAAGGGATCATCTTGAACGATAACCTTTGAAAGCTCAAAAATGCCACCAGCATCAGCAACTTCCTTTGGCCATCTTAATGAGATATTTTCCAAAGCACTAATTGCCGTTTGTTGCAAATTCAAGATACCAATGCCTGCGAGCTGCACTAGGGGCACTACTGCATTTTTTGATGTTATATCTTGCTTGAAATGCTCTTGTGCAAGGAGGTGGGACAGTAGTTCAGTACCAAGCTGCTGAATAGATTGAGCTGGGGATTCAAGAAAGGAAATCAGAGGCTGAATGACCTGGCTAGGAGTAAGTTTTAGAGTGGCAAGACATTGTGGCTTCTCTAGAATATTTACAAGAGTTTGCAACGCACTGTGCTGTCCCCACAACCCAAAATCTGGACGTTGCAAAACCGTGAAAAGAGGTTCTACGATTTTTGCAGCAGATGGACTTCTTGAAATAGCACTACTATTTGTCAAGACACGGAAGAGTTCTGCAATTGTGCAGCATAAGGAACTGGATGCAGTGGGCAGTAGCTCAAGACAATTTTCTAATAGTCCTGCTTTCACCATATCCAACTTGCGGGGAGTTCGGTCTTTACCCAGCTTAATAAGTGCGAAAATAGTCGCTTCAATGAGCCGATGGTTTGATCCAGACACCAGATGAACCAGAACACCAACAATCTCATTAGCTGATGCAAGGTCTACCGGATGTTCATCATCTAAAAACCTCTCGAAAGCACAAATAGCTGATTCAACTGCTCTTTCCACATCTGATTGCATAAGCAGCACAAGGGGATCTAAGCATTCAGAAGCAACAGACAATTCTCTGATGTTAGGATCACCAAAAAGTACAAAGCATAATTCAGCAGCATCACTTTTCATTTCCATCGAAGAAGATGATGACAGAATTTTATATAAACTCTCAAGAGAATTCCCATCTAAATCAGCCATCACTGCTGCTTTAGCATCATTCCCCGAAGTCAACTTGACCAAGGAACTAAGGGCAGTATATTGTTCACTTTCTGATGCAGTATCAAGCATGTCTGCCAAAGGTTGAATTGCTTGATTTGATGCTTCAGAATTTCTAATGTTCTCATTATCAAAGAGTTCATTTAAAGCCCTAGCAGCACTCAGCTTTGCACTCTTCGACCCCAAACGAAGGACAGCAATCAGTTGAACGGAGCAACTAACCGCAGCTTCGTGTTGAATAAGAACAGAATTGCTAAATATAATTCTCAGTAGTTCAGAGATTGTTGCCTCAGTCAAGTCCTGAGGGCTCAAAGATAGATTCTTCGCTAGAGCATCCAGTGCGCCAGCTTCAGCCATGAttgatttattttcatcattacCATCAGCAATTTGAGTCAAGAGACGAACCGCTAATGGGGGTGCACCTGCTCTATCTGGAAGTGGTTTTAACAGATCTACCAATAAAGGGATGGTCCTGCGTGCAGTCGAACCAACTCTCACTTCTTCAATTTCAAAGAGGACTTCCAGAGAAACCTGATCTGGGTATCTTACTAATGAAAATTCTTCAGATAGAGCAACAAGATTTGGCATATCTATTTCAATGTGACCAATCAAGCTTATCAGACCAGTGATTGCACCTGAATTTACAACAGTAAGATTTATTCCCTTTTTCCGATGACAGACAAGACTGGCTATTGCCTGAGCAGCAAAAAGTCTGACAATCATTTCATCTGATTTGAGAAGAAGTGCAAGTGAAGGTATAATGCGCATGGTTGTTGGAGAGGATATAATGTTGGGGTTCTGGAATAAAATAGCTAATAGCAGTGCGCTGATCCACATGCTCTCTGCATCTTCTGCCTGCCATGACAAATATCTCTTCAGCACAATGACCGAATATAAACTTTAAGCAAATCATGAGAACCAACATTACTTCCAAagaattaaattgaataaagGTGACACTGAAAATAATTATCCTTTATTGTCCATCTTTTGGTCACTTTATTAACTATAGTTTCAGTGATATATTTCTGTGCCTCAAGAGAGGGTAACTTACACATTAAGAGGTGCATGGGAAGTCTTACATTTGACCAACTACAATGGTCTCGTTAGAGATATAATACACCATATACCATGAGTATATTGACAAAACAGTGCCTCAATATAATCCGAAAATAGATGGAGGACAGAAAAGCTagtagaaagaagaagaaaatctgCACTTCAGATATTCTTGCTCTTGTAATGATTCTCAAAATTGGAACTCAGTGAAAATATATCCAAGACTACTTCTTCCATGCAcatttattatatgattgataTGGCAGGTGACTAGAGATAGtgaaataaatgtttttttttgataaagtaagGTATTTCATTAAAGGGCACTAAGGAGATGCTAAGTTACAAATGAGAAAGGTAAACAGAATTTTTAGCTCTGAATAAATGAATTGTTGACTTCTTTAAACAAATTTTACTGCACTGAGCACAGACAGGCAACCAGTCTGTTAACAAAAGCCAACCTACAGAGTAAATAAACAGGCCTAAAGCTCATAAATTGGAAGGACAAAAATGATTGACACCAATGAACAGCTTATTTTTCTTCAGGTGGAAACCCAACTCTCGTTCTCCTGATGAAGAGGCATTTGCACAGCAGAAATGGGCCAAAAAAGTCAAAAAGCAAACACCAAGGATGGTATAAAATTTACCTGTGGATTGGAACCATGTCTTGCAAGCTTGTCAGCAAGGGACTCAAGGCCCCCACCTTCCACTACAGTGGATGTGTTCTTGacatgaaatgatgaaattattGAGAGCAACCAAAGGGCAACTGTACCACCCAAAACCGTTGCTGGATCAGGAGCTTCAAACTCATTTCCTTCTCCAAATGAAGTTCTTTCTGTGAAGCCTCTAGGGGTTCTGACGTCAATTTCTAGGGAAGAACAAGTGCAGTTTGGCTTCATCATGTCAACTAATGCATAAATAAGAGGTTTCAGGTAACCAGATGCATCAAGTGCATCCATTGACTGATTTTTATGCTCCTTGGCAGCACAAATGCTCAATGCTGTTCCACCAACTCTTACTTCTAGAATGCAAGAATTAATTATTCTATCAGCCAATGCGCCGATAGACCTTGGTTTTGATGATAACAGATTACCTAGAAAAACTGATTGATCTCCGCAAAGTCTTGATAGAATTTCTATTGCCTTATCTTGGACAAGGGAAGATCCCTCACAAAGGCAATGTACAATAGGCTCTAAACTAGAAGGAACTTCAGCAAGTGCAGTGCATGAACTGTAAGTGGAATCTGTGCCTTGTTTTGTCCTTGTCAAAAGTGCAATAAAGTCTAAAGCATCTGCTGCATCAGTACCATCAACATTCATCACATTTAATGATTCCACCATAGCAAGAACAGCAAATCGACATTGAGCACTTCCATTGAATACATCTCCCACTGGAAAGTGCCGCAATAGCCGATGAAGTCCACGTGCTGCATTTCTCCTACCTTCTGACGATCCTTCTCCTAAAACTCTTGTCAAAGCTGAAACAACGTCTTCACGCAGCGCTTCTGCAGCTATCTCTTGATCAGACAACAGATTGGCTAAAGCAGCCACTGCAGTAGCTGCAGAATCAATGGACGCTGTTTTGGCCAGCTTGATTAAAGGTTTGACATGCCCTTCACCAATATGAGGCATCTTGTGTgtagatttttgttttgatgCACGGGATAAAGCATGCAATACACGAGCTGACTCTGTTGCAACAGCTGGAGAATTGCTACCCAAAAGTTTCATGCAAGGATTAACCACTTCATCTGTTGCGAGACTCTCACAGATATCATGTCGAGTGCTAAATACATCTGCCAGGACAGAGGCAGCATGTACTTGAGTATCTTCATTTGAGGAATTAAGAACATGGACTAGCGACATTATTCCTTGGTTAGCAGCTGCACCTTTATTCACAAGGTCAGTGTGAGATGCCAAGGTAAGCACATGGCCTAACACCTCAGTTACATGGGCCTTTGAGCTTGGTAAATCTCCCAGGAGCAATACTAACAATTGATTAGTGGTAGCTGAATCAGCAGCTGTGATTAGCTTTGTTAAAGCCCTAGCTGATGTTTCTTGCCCCTTTGATTCACCATTTTTGAGGAGCCACAATAAAGCCTGTATAGCTCCAGCACTTTCAACACAGGCACGATTCTCTTCACTATGACAGCAAAGGTTATGAATAATAAGTGCTGCGTCTTCCTTAGCCTTCTGAGACCCCATTTCTAGTAACTGGACCAGTGGTGGAATCCCACCAGCAGCAGTGATTGCCCACTTGCTCTCGTCAATTTGGTCAGTTAGGATTGCAAGCATTTCAACAGCATACTCTTGATGCTGTTCACTGGATAAACCCAGCAGTGATATCAGTAAGTGAATTCCTTCCTTCTTTCCAATTGCTTCCCAAACAGTCATTCCATCACAGCATAAACGTAACAGGGACAATATTAAATACTCTAGTGCATCACCACTTGCCATTGTTGTTAGCCCAGTGAGAGCCTTCTTAGATTCGGATTTTTGGACACGTTTTGCCAGATAAGCATTGCCATAAAGGCTTCCCATAGCCTCAAGAAGACGCTCCTGAACCAATTTATTATCCCGTGGCTTTAGGAGCATTGCAAGAATACTCTCAATCTTTGTTGCAtcaaatatttcttcttctactttGTGCTCAAAGACCATAAGAGCATATGCAAGTGTTCCAATGATATCAGCTACTGGAGCAGCTAACCTTGGGGACTGTGCAAGCTCACCCAGATATAGTAACAGAGGAGACATTCCACCACATATATTGGCTAAAGCTTGTATTGCATGCCGTTGAAGTTTCTCTTTTTCCTCTCTTTGCAGTTTTTCTTTAGAAGGAGAAATGACAGCTCCTGTAAGTGCTGTGACACCCTGTGAGTCAACAACAGCGTCCTGTTTCTCTTTTCCCTCACTTTGCAGTCTTTCTTTAGAAGGAGTAATGACAGCTCCTATAAGTGCTGTGACACCCTGTGAGTCAATAACAGCTTGCTTTGCTTTGTCACATTGTGAAGTAAGAACCTCTAAAGCCTCAGCTGCACTGGCGCGAACGGAAACATCATCTTGCTGAGCTAACAGGCTAAAGAGAACTTTGATTCCTCCAGAATCAATTACTTTTGGAATGCTATCACTGAATGCCAACATTATACGAGCCAATAAAGAAGCTGCATTTGATTGAGTGGAAGCACTATTAGAAGAAAGAAGTCTAACAATGATGTCCACTCCCCCACCCTCTAGTGTTGTCCTCCAATGTCCATCTTTATCACCACAGAGATTTCTCAAAGCCCCAACAACAAATCCTTCCACTGTTTTGTCCGGCTTCTTTTTTGAATTCAGCTGCTCCCACAAAGTTGGTACGACACCTTCTGTAATGAATATTTTCATGCCAATCGGATCATTTGAAACTCCACTAAATGACACCGCAAAAATTGCTTCCGCAGCTGCTTTCCTTGCATCAGCTGAATCAGACTTTAAAAGTGAAAGTAGAGGTGGAATACATCCACCTAGAAGCACCTTTAACCGCATGTCTTCATCTCTGCACAATACAGTTAAGGTTGAAGCAACATTGACTTTTGCGAAAAGAGTTGCATTTCTGAGAATTGATATGAACAGCGGCATTGCTTGGCCATGTGAACCAATAAGACGTCTTGCTTCTTTTCTAGCTTTGGCAATGCCGAGAAGACGTGCTGTAGTAAGTTCTTTTTCATGTGCAGATGATTGATTCAGATGCAGCTGATCAATAAGTTGAGCAAGTCTTGGCAGTGCCTTTTCCGAATCATCCATTTCTGCAGCTTCATTGGACTCCCTgaaagtaaatatataatacCTTTGAATTATCTGAGTAAATCCTTTTTAATAGGTTATCTAGATAAATCATATTGTCTCATGAATTCatgaaaaaggataaataaaaCCAAGCAATGTGGAATTGAAATTTTCAATCAGAAATTAACTGAGAGGTCACAATATTTTGGCTCCCTGTACGTACCAGATGCCCAAAGTTTCTCCACACCTACGAGATACTAATATGTTCTCTCTCTCAAGCAAAAGTATAGGATATAGAAACTTCTTTTAGCAAAATCTTTAACAACCACAATATAGTAAATAAATGCAGCTAGAACACGGAGTAAAGAGAGGAAGAAACCTGCTCTTCTGAGCAGAAGAGGATGACACATCCTTGTCCCTTAATTCAAGGGAAGAAACGTCTGTCATTGGCAACAAGCCTCCACTTTGACACTTTTGTGGCTTCCTACAGAGCGTAAGTATCTTGTGTTAATGAAGCATTCTGGTTAGCTTGGTTACTATATGCACAAACAATAAGTAGTCGAAATTCgagaaatatagaaaagtatggatGCATTTTTCTTCATAAATCTTCATGAGAAACATAAAGCAGACGCGcaaataaaaaagggaaaaggaagaaGAGTAACACAAAACTCAAACAAGGTTCAATTCATGCTTACCCCAACAATTTTCACATTCTTCAAACCATTAAAATCACAATTCCACATAATACTTGCCACCTATAACCCTGTCCACCAAAGTTAGAACATATGTGAATAAATCACTGGTGTTTTTGCCTTTGCTGGGGGTTTTAACCCGTTACCTACTCACTTCATCGATCACTATGTCACAACCTGGGTgctaaaatttcaatatttattgaaGCATACagaaattttcttctttcccACACAGTCCAATTAATCACGAAAAAACCATTTCACTAACACAAAATTCAACAAATCTACTAAACAACATGCTTAAAATTCCATTGCACGAAATGTTTAACAACAATGCAAAgtaataaaggagaaaaaaaaaatgataacaaaGAATTTTGCATATTTACCTTGTCTCTGAAATTTGCTAGACTCCTGCAAAATTCAGCTCCTCTTGCTCTCCAGGGTTAGAAACCAGAAGAAACCCAAATTTTCTCCCCAATTTATGAAGTGCTTATAAATAATATGTACGtatatatcaacaaaatataCGTATAGaggtatacatatatataaatatctttttacaTAATGGCACAACAAGGCTTTACCCACAAAAAATCTGcataacccaaaaaaaaaaaaaaatcaaaaccaattCATCCTCATTAACGCAAATACACACATGCAGGTAAGGAAGATAAACCTACATTAACGTTTAAATgtaactatataaatttattttatgccAGATTGATTGAAAAGAGTATTTGCAGAATCTACAATGTAGAAATGATCATTCtcatggaaaaaaaaaaaagcattatTGTTTTCAATAAATCCTCTTCAAATTGGGAAAAACAAAATTGATGAGTAAAAAAGTACCTTTGGGGAATTGtagagttgaagaagaagatggagAATGGAGTGAGACACGATTACACGAAggtgtagagagagaaagaaatgCAGAGGAAAAATAGGAGACAGAGAGAGACTCTGAAttctgtttttttcttctctcttttatttttcatgcgGTGCTTTATTTGCGCCTATATTTACACATGCAATTCTATATACAGTACTTTCCATATATGTTACTACGTAtgaatatatagtatatatgattatatagTGCAAACGTGGAATAAATAAGGGATGTTTGCAGAAAATTGgttcaatatattttataatattcaattcattacaaataaatattagttaaaagATATGTTCATGTAGACGATACTATTAATTATAGTTGTATTTTGGAATTTGAGTGAAGTTTTTCTATTAGTTCATAAATTGTCTTTGTAACATATAAATAGTAGGTAGTTTAATTTTGACATAATTATAAGGGATTGCATCCTGAataatacaaaaacaaaatatttactaaTATTGTTGTACTCTACATTTTTCATCACTTTAAGGTCATGCAAACGTTCATCACATTATTCAATTCTCTCACAAATGTTCATTACAATATTCATTGGATGCAATGAAACGAAAGGATCGAACGAATATGCATGATctgaaaataacaataaaaggAAATATTACTTCTAATTGATTCTTTGGTCATTTTGTGTAAAATTATAAAGTGACGAGGTGCTGTTGGATGTTATGATGAGTTTGAGAAGCGGTAATGTTGTGATTAACATTTTTGACTAATCATGGGTGAAAGAGGAgctccaaaaatattttcagatAGACCTTTGACAGACGAAGATCACAAAAGAGTGTTAAGGTATTGTAGAGCGGATATTTGCATATTTATTTCTTGTTTCTTCTATTTAAGTTGAATGATTAGTATGAATTGATTATCTTGTTTGTAGATTTACGTCAAACATTTTGATTATCTATCTTGCACTTAATTATTTGATTACCAATTAAATATTATCTACAAATCTAAAGTTGAAATCGAGAGAGGAAACAGTAGATTGCACATATGATAAACTATGAAGTTGAACTCGGGTGAGGGAACCATAGTCCATAGATTGCACATACGAAACTCGGGAGAGAGAAcagtttaaaaaatttatctcCAAATATCTGTTTCTACAAAAATCTTCAAGTTCCTAAGAACTGGCTCAGATTGGGCCAGTTTATCTTAACCAGTTTTTGGGACTTccaaaacttcaatttctttttctaaagTAAAAATGCACCTACAAATACAACTTAACTTCAATAACtcaaattttcaagttcaaaatcTATGGTCAAATGAAAGCTTAGATTCGATCTGGAGAAGGATTGCATGCTGATGTTTGCAGCAACAGGGATCGACAGGCATCCAGAAGTGCATTGAGATTCATGTTGATTCACGAAAGCAAAATCATCTCAATTGCGACTTGATCTAAATTCATTTCAAGTTGGAAATTTCGACGATCCAAGCTTGTTCCGAAGAAGGAACACTAAACTTCATCAATTTGGACACTGAATTGTTGATTCATTCTTCAGCAACTGAGAACATGGTGCAGGGAAAACACTGCAGCTAGAACCAGAGATATATTCACAATTCCACTTCATTGATGGGGCTAACCCAAATAAACTGATGTTTTTCATGTGTATGTCCTCAAATGGTGCTTCCTCTATGCCTACTAGCAAGGGAGGTCTCTTTGATTCTAGACTGACCACATTACTGATAAAAATACCTCTTACTTTAGGTAGGGCTTTAGGATCCCATTTCTCATCAGGGTGGTCATTTGCTCCCCTGCTAAATCTAATGGGTACCTTCACTCTTTCCGTTCTCATGTTATTGATTGTAATATTGACGATGTATCCACCTCTTCCAATATCAGTTTTGATCCGTACACCAGCTGCAGAATCTCTAACATATAAGTCTTCTATGAGGACATTAGAAACACCTCCAGACATCTCACTGCCGATACCAACCCCTGAGCATGTTGGGGTTGTGCCTTTCACTCTCCTTACAATGATGTTTGAGCTTGGACGAGCCATTTTCATACCATACTGATCCCACCCGCTTTTCACTGATATAAGGTCATCACCACTCTCAATGTAACAGTCTTCAATGCAGACATTCAAGCTGGAGTCTGCTAGCAAACAGTTACGCatataaaattagatattctagaTACTCTTAATCTTACAATCTAGTTTGGAATAAGTAATAAAATAGAGCGGACAGTTTTATATGCCTACGATAAATGAATCGACTggaaaaaaaagtgaagtacGGTTAAaattaagggtgtgtttggtatgtaaatgtttttcatttttcccATGTTTGATTGGTTATAATTTTTGGTTTCTCTAGGAAAACAAGTTacctaaaaataagaaaaatgacttaCCTATAGAaagtaagaaataaaatctTGCAAGTGACATTGCATATTTATTGACTCCTTGCCACTCCCCAATGCACCCTCCGTAGTCTATATCCCCACTATACACACCCTACGCTCCACCTCATCCTCTATAGTGTTTGTCTAGATTATACACAATGTTTTTGGGACAATATCTCTACTTACTTATCAAACATGAGAAATTAAGTAAGAAAACcacttattttttatgaaacattttccttcataccaaacacaccctgaAAGTAGAGGTGAAAGAGAAGTGATAATTTTTCCcttcattttagttttagttgAATATGGGAGATGCACTAGATAATAAAATTCCAAATCATTCTTCTTTCTCCTGACAAAAGATTTCAAGTATTTCATCAGAACTTAATGGTACTGCGGTATAGGATATACCTGCATCAATGCCATCTGTGTTAGGGGCATTGAGAGGAGCC
Proteins encoded in this region:
- the LOC101251788 gene encoding protein CELLULOSE SYNTHASE INTERACTIVE 3; the protein is MTDVSSLELRDKDVSSSSAQKSRESNEAAEMDDSEKALPRLAQLIDQLHLNQSSAHEKELTTARLLGIAKARKEARRLIGSHGQAMPLFISILRNATLFAKVNVASTLTVLCRDEDMRLKVLLGGCIPPLLSLLKSDSADARKAAAEAIFAVSFSGVSNDPIGMKIFITEGVVPTLWEQLNSKKKPDKTVEGFVVGALRNLCGDKDGHWRTTLEGGGVDIIVRLLSSNSASTQSNAASLLARIMLAFSDSIPKVIDSGGIKVLFSLLAQQDDVSVRASAAEALEVLTSQCDKAKQAVIDSQGVTALIGAVITPSKERLQSEGKEKQDAVVDSQGVTALTGAVISPSKEKLQREEKEKLQRHAIQALANICGGMSPLLLYLGELAQSPRLAAPVADIIGTLAYALMVFEHKVEEEIFDATKIESILAMLLKPRDNKLVQERLLEAMGSLYGNAYLAKRVQKSESKKALTGLTTMASGDALEYLILSLLRLCCDGMTVWEAIGKKEGIHLLISLLGLSSEQHQEYAVEMLAILTDQIDESKWAITAAGGIPPLVQLLEMGSQKAKEDAALIIHNLCCHSEENRACVESAGAIQALLWLLKNGESKGQETSARALTKLITAADSATTNQLLVLLLGDLPSSKAHVTEVLGHVLTLASHTDLVNKGAAANQGIMSLVHVLNSSNEDTQVHAASVLADVFSTRHDICESLATDEVVNPCMKLLGSNSPAVATESARVLHALSRASKQKSTHKMPHIGEGHVKPLIKLAKTASIDSAATAVAALANLLSDQEIAAEALREDVVSALTRVLGEGSSEGRRNAARGLHRLLRHFPVGDVFNGSAQCRFAVLAMVESLNVMNVDGTDAADALDFIALLTRTKQGTDSTYSSCTALAEVPSSLEPIVHCLCEGSSLVQDKAIEILSRLCGDQSVFLGNLLSSKPRSIGALADRIINSCILEVRVGGTALSICAAKEHKNQSMDALDASGYLKPLIYALVDMMKPNCTCSSLEIDVRTPRGFTERTSFGEGNEFEAPDPATVLGGTVALWLLSIISSFHVKNTSTVVEGGGLESLADKLARHGSNPQAEDAESMWISALLLAILFQNPNIISSPTTMRIIPSLALLLKSDEMIVRLFAAQAIASLVCHRKKGINLTVVNSGAITGLISLIGHIEIDMPNLVALSEEFSLVRYPDQVSLEVLFEIEEVRVGSTARRTIPLLVDLLKPLPDRAGAPPLAVRLLTQIADGNDENKSIMAEAGALDALAKNLSLSPQDLTEATISELLRIIFSNSVLIQHEAAVSCSVQLIAVLRLGSKSAKLSAARALNELFDNENIRNSEASNQAIQPLADMLDTASESEQYTALSSLVKLTSGNDAKAAVMADLDGNSLESLYKILSSSSSMEMKSDAAELCFVLFGDPNIRELSVASECLDPLVLLMQSDVERAVESAICAFERFLDDEHPVDLASANEIVGVLVHLVSGSNHRLIEATIFALIKLGKDRTPRKLDMVKAGLLENCLELLPTASSSLCCTIAELFRVLTNSSAISRSPSAAKIVEPLFTVLQRPDFGLWGQHSALQTLVNILEKPQCLATLKLTPSQVIQPLISFLESPAQSIQQLGTELLSHLLAQEHFKQDITSKNAVVPLVQLAGIGILNLQQTAISALENISLRWPKEVADAGGIFELSKVIVQDDPLPPDTLWESAAMILCNVIQSNADYYLKVPLVVLVKMLYSTVESTVTLALNALIAHEKTDLSNGELMAEAGAVDALLDLLRSHQFEEASAGLIEALFNNVRIRELKVSKYAIAPLAQYLLDPQTLLQPARLLAALALGDLSQHEGLARASDSVCACRALITLLEDQPTEEMKMVAVCALQNFVMHSRTNRRAVAESGGILVVQELLLSPNSEITVQAALLIRFLFSNHTLKDYASTELIRSLTAALEKELCPTATANEEILKCIFIIFSNFPKLLISEAGTLCIPHLVTALKSGSEAAQDSVLTTLCLLQQSWSTMPIDVSKSQAMVAAEAIPILQMLIKTSPPGFHDRAERLLHCLPGCLTVTIKRADNLRHVMGGTNPFCRLTIGNGPARQTKVVSRSTSPEWNEGFTWAFDVPPKGQKLQISCKGRTTFGKSTLGTVTIQIDKVVNEGIHSDIFSLSHERYNGSSQTLEVEITWSNRSSNESVE